The following nucleotide sequence is from Paenibacillus andongensis.
ATCGTTTATCCGTTTCTGCAAAAATATTTTGTCAAAGGCGTTATGCTCGGTTCTGTTAAGGGTTAAACCAAATGGGGTTCCACGTTTACCAAAACTTTTCAATATAAACAGGAGGGTTTGCGCATGAAAAGAAAGTTGTGGATGGGAATGACAATAGGGGTTGTAGCATTAGGAGCAACGCTTGTTGGTTGCAGCAGCGACAAGAAAGAAGGAGCGGCAGCCGGTACTACGTCTACGAATGCTCCTAAGGAGTCAGCAGCTGCCAAACGCGGAAATGTTACCGTTTCCATGTATGATCGGGGAGGGGTTCCTGCGTCAGAGGGGAACTACGAGGAAAATCGTTGGAGCAAATGGATCAATCAAAACGGTCCTGTGAATGTGAAATACATACCTGTCCTCCGAAGCGAGTCTACGAAAAAATTGAATGTTCTTTTTGCCTCCGGTTCTGCGCCTGATATTGTGAACGAGTACAACACGCCGTTTCGTAACAGCCTGTACGATCAAAAGCAGCTGCTTCCCATTGACGACATCTTAAAATACATGCCTGAGTACCAGAAGCTGCTGGACCAGTATCCTCAGTTGAAGAAAGCGGGGACGAAACCGGACGGCAAGCTGTATGAAGTCGGTAAAGTAAAAGAAGCAGTCATACAGCACATGTTATTGATTCGTACCGACTGGTTGAAAAAGCTGAATTTGAGCATGCCGACCACAACGGAAGAACTTATGAAAGTAGCCAAAGCATTTGCTGAGCAAGATCCTGACGGCAATGGCAAGAAAGATACGTACGGGATGAATATGAGCACGTATTCGGAACAAGCCATCAACGAGATTTTCGGTGAAAATTCGTCAAAAGATTTGATTGCCTGGGGAACTAAAGATGGAAAAGTAATCCCGCTGTGGGACAATCAGCTGGCCTCCCTGACGTTCAAGAAGAAGCTCTATGACGATGGCATTATCGATAAAGATTACATCAATGATAAAGACGGTGCAAAGGCAAAACAAGACTTCCTGAATGGTAAAATCGGCATTTACGTTAAATTTTCCGGCGGCATGTATGATCTTGTTATGAACGACTTTGCTACGTTGAAGAAAAATGTGGCAGGCGCGGAAATTGCTCCGTTAGGCTATCCGCAATCGCCGCTGGGGACATTTACCGGTGGTGTCGATAATCCTGTGCAAATGACGACTGTTGTGAGCGCCAAGGCGAAGGAGCCGGAAGCTGTCGGCCGCTATCTCGACTTCATGATGAAGCCGGAAACCGCTTTGAAGATTATTAACGGAGACGAAGGGACACATTGGAAGAAGAGCGCCAATGGCTGTCGTGAGACCATCGATCCAACGAAGTCGAAAAATGAAGTCGGCTATGCTTTAGACTACGAAATGTTCTACTCTTCAGGAACAGATAAGTGCAACTTTACGATAAACGGATTTAATACTGCAGTACCAGAACAGAAAGCCGGTTCGGACATGTATAAAGAACTTCAGAAAATTTATTTCGATTCGCAAAGACAATACCCTGGAATGACTCATGGGGAACATATGCCGGTCTATCCTGCTGATCTCCAAACTCTTAATACAACAATTCTTAAAGAACAAAACGATATTTTTGTTAAGGCCATCATCAGCGGTGCAAAATACAGCCCGGAACAAGCGATTAAAGACGCACAAGCGGCATGGGATAAAGCCGGCGGTAAGCAGCTTGAAGACTTTATGAACAAATGGTATGCGGAAAATAAAGATAAAGCGTTCCTTGCTAAGGATATTATGGCAATTGCGAGACAGCAAATGGAGCAAGTGAAGTAACTGATTTAAATGAGGGAGCTGGACATGGATATGCGAGTGCCTGCCCATGCAGACATCGCTAAGATGTCCAGCTTCATTCATTATTCGTCAGCTTAGAGTCGGTGATCGCATTATGGGGGGAACTAGGAATGAATAAGGTTAAGGTAGCTATCATTGGCTGTGGCGGTATTGCAACAGGTAAACATTTACCTAGCTTAAGTAAAATTGAGCAAGTAGAAATTATTGGTTTTTTTGATGTCAATCCTGCAAGTGCGCACCAAGCGGCTGAGAAGTTTGGTGCTCCCGGAGCGAAGGTATTTGAGAACTATTATGAGCTTCTTGCTGATTCTTCGATTGACGTCGTTCATATCTGTACCCCGAATGATACGCATGCAGAGATTTCGATCGCAGCTATGGAAGCAGGCAAACACGTCATGTGTGAAAAGCCGATGGCTAAAACCGCAGCTGATGCTCGGCGAATGGTTGAAGTTGCTAAGCGTACAGGTAAGAAGCTAACTATTGGCTACAACAACCGTTTCCGTGCGGACAGTCAGCATTTGAAAAAGGTAATCGAAGACGGCGATCTGGGCGAGATCTATTTTGCCAAGGCGCATGCAGTTCGCAGACGTGGGGTTCCCACTTGGGGTGTATTTCTGGATGAAGACAAACAAGGCGGAGGTCCGCTGATCGACATCGGTACACATGCGCTCGATTTAACGCTGTGGATGATGAATAACTACGAACCTAAGGTGGTGCTTGGCACCGCTTATCATAAGCTTTCCCGGAAAGAAAATGCCGCTAATTCCTGGGGTCCTTGGGATCCTGAGAAATTCAAGGTGGAAGACTCCGCCTTTGCGATGATCGTGATGAAAAATGGCGCGACTGTGATGGTAGAGGCGAGTTGGGCCTTAAATACATTGGATACGAAGGAAGCGAAATGTACGCTTTGCGGTACGGAAGGCGGAGCCGATATGCAAGATGGCCTGCGCATTAACGGTGAAAACCATAGTCGTTTGTACGTCAACCAGCTTCAGTTCGAAGCCAAAGGCGCAGACTTCTACGAAGGCAAAAAAGAGAGTATGCAGGATAAAGAAATCCGTTTGTGGATTGACGCTGTGATGAACGATAAAGATCCTGTTGTAACGCCAGAACAATCGTGTGTGGTTTCTGAAATTCTTGAAGCCATTTACGAATCCAATAGAACGGGAAAAGCGGTTTATTTTGACTAAAATAACCTGAAAAGAGGCCATTCTTTCATGATTAGAGTAGCGATGTTGAGCTTTTGGCATGTGCATGCGAAGGATTATGCACGCCTGGCCGCCGAGCACCCGGGTACCGAAATCGTAGCTGTTTGGGATGAAGATCCCGAACGAGGACGACAAAAGGCAGAGGAGCATGGCGTTAGCTTTTATGAGGATCTGCATGTGCTTTTGGCCAATCCGGATATCGATGCCGTCATTGTGGATACGCCGACGAATCGGCACCGGGATGTCATCATCGCAGCAGCCAAAGCGGGAAAGCATATCTTCACTGAGAAAGTTATAGCTACCACAACGAAGGAATGTAATGAGATATTGGCTGCGGTTGAGACTGCTGGGGTCAAGCTAACGGTTTCTCTCCCCCGGCTATATACCTGGTTCACACAAGCTGCACATAACTTCATTCGGGGTGGTCAGCTTGGCACTGTAACGACGGTTCGTATACGGCTTGCTCATAACGGCGCTTTGCGAACAGAGAAAAATCCGAATGGTTCACTCCCCTCTCATTTCTTCAATTTAGAGGAGTGCGGGGGAGGGGCATTGATGGACCTTGGCTGCCATCCGATGTACTTGACACGCCTCTTCCTGGGTTTACCGGAAAGTGTCAGTGCAAGCTTCGGTTATATCACGGAGCGAGAGGTAGAGGATAGTGCGGTAGCAACATTGCGTTATTCGAATGGGGCTATAGGCATTGTTGAAGCGGGATTCGTGAATAACTACTCACAATTTGATATTGAGGTGCAGGGAACGGAAGGCAGCCTTATGTATACGAGAACGGATGACAAACTGTTAGTACGAGGCCATAAGCTCGAAGGTGATGCAGCAAAAGGGTGGCAACCATTCACGGACCTGCCAGCGAATCTCCCTTCTCCCTTTGAACAATGGGTGGCACATATTCAAAATGGAACAACGGCTTCTGAAAATATACAAATAGCCCTTGATTTGACCCGTTTAATGGAAGCTTCGACTTTATCGGCACGCTCAGGTGCTGTATGTAGGCTGAGTGACCTGGCGGAATAAAGAAACTTTCCCTGAGGAAAGGCCAGATCATTCCCTGCAAAGAAATAAGGGTAATCTGGCTTTTCTTCATTTGAAGGAAATGATAACAACAAAGTTCTAAGGAGGAACAGACATGCTGGATAAAGGCGAATACTCATTTTCTACTTGCTGGAATATTAAGAAGCATACGATTGGAAGGAACATGATTGAGGAGATCAAGGAGCTCGGCTTTCGCAATGTTGAACTGAATTATAACGTGACAGAAGAGATGATGAAGACGATTGAGCCGATGATCGAGAAAGGGGAAATTGGCGTATCCAGTGTCCACAATGTGTTTCCTTTTATCAATGATAAGGATTACGATACGGACTCCGTTATGCTCGGTTTCGATGATGAGGTGAAGCGCAAGCGATCCGTGGAACTGTTGATCCGGTCTATGGAATATGCAAACCGCTACGGAGCGAAGGCCGTTGTCGTACATCCAGGTGAAGTGCCTTTTGAATATAACATTGATTCGGATTTGAAAAAGCTGTACAGGGATCACGGGAAGGATTCACCGGAATATCAAAAGCTTTGGAAGGACATGTCCGAAAGACGGGAGCGGTTGAGCCCGCTCTACACCAAGCGGATTCAAGACAGTTTGGAGGAAGTAAGCGAGCATGCAGCCAAACAGGGATGGTCAGTAGCCATTGGCATCGAAACACGCTCGAGGTCCTATCAGATGCCGACCTTAATGGAAGCGAAAACCATTTGCGATAACCTGAAAGGCAGTCCGGTTTACTTATGGTACGACATCGGTCACGCCATGATGATGGATCGGATGGGCCTGTACGATAATCTCAAGGAGCTGCAGGAAGTGAAACGCTATATTTATGGCGTACATATCCATGAAACGCTAGAGCTGTCCGATCACTGGTGTCCTTATGTACACAGTAAAGATCTGCAATACTTTGATCATTTTTTGGAGGCAATTGATTTTGCCAAAGTCAAGGTGTATGAACTG
It contains:
- a CDS encoding sugar phosphate isomerase/epimerase family protein, whose translation is MLDKGEYSFSTCWNIKKHTIGRNMIEEIKELGFRNVELNYNVTEEMMKTIEPMIEKGEIGVSSVHNVFPFINDKDYDTDSVMLGFDDEVKRKRSVELLIRSMEYANRYGAKAVVVHPGEVPFEYNIDSDLKKLYRDHGKDSPEYQKLWKDMSERRERLSPLYTKRIQDSLEEVSEHAAKQGWSVAIGIETRSRSYQMPTLMEAKTICDNLKGSPVYLWYDIGHAMMMDRMGLYDNLKELQEVKRYIYGVHIHETLELSDHWCPYVHSKDLQYFDHFLEAIDFAKVKVYELKAVCQPDEIDESHRLITSKIAAMKG
- a CDS encoding Gfo/Idh/MocA family protein; amino-acid sequence: MNKVKVAIIGCGGIATGKHLPSLSKIEQVEIIGFFDVNPASAHQAAEKFGAPGAKVFENYYELLADSSIDVVHICTPNDTHAEISIAAMEAGKHVMCEKPMAKTAADARRMVEVAKRTGKKLTIGYNNRFRADSQHLKKVIEDGDLGEIYFAKAHAVRRRGVPTWGVFLDEDKQGGGPLIDIGTHALDLTLWMMNNYEPKVVLGTAYHKLSRKENAANSWGPWDPEKFKVEDSAFAMIVMKNGATVMVEASWALNTLDTKEAKCTLCGTEGGADMQDGLRINGENHSRLYVNQLQFEAKGADFYEGKKESMQDKEIRLWIDAVMNDKDPVVTPEQSCVVSEILEAIYESNRTGKAVYFD
- a CDS encoding extracellular solute-binding protein, with the protein product MKRKLWMGMTIGVVALGATLVGCSSDKKEGAAAGTTSTNAPKESAAAKRGNVTVSMYDRGGVPASEGNYEENRWSKWINQNGPVNVKYIPVLRSESTKKLNVLFASGSAPDIVNEYNTPFRNSLYDQKQLLPIDDILKYMPEYQKLLDQYPQLKKAGTKPDGKLYEVGKVKEAVIQHMLLIRTDWLKKLNLSMPTTTEELMKVAKAFAEQDPDGNGKKDTYGMNMSTYSEQAINEIFGENSSKDLIAWGTKDGKVIPLWDNQLASLTFKKKLYDDGIIDKDYINDKDGAKAKQDFLNGKIGIYVKFSGGMYDLVMNDFATLKKNVAGAEIAPLGYPQSPLGTFTGGVDNPVQMTTVVSAKAKEPEAVGRYLDFMMKPETALKIINGDEGTHWKKSANGCRETIDPTKSKNEVGYALDYEMFYSSGTDKCNFTINGFNTAVPEQKAGSDMYKELQKIYFDSQRQYPGMTHGEHMPVYPADLQTLNTTILKEQNDIFVKAIISGAKYSPEQAIKDAQAAWDKAGGKQLEDFMNKWYAENKDKAFLAKDIMAIARQQMEQVK
- a CDS encoding Gfo/Idh/MocA family protein is translated as MIRVAMLSFWHVHAKDYARLAAEHPGTEIVAVWDEDPERGRQKAEEHGVSFYEDLHVLLANPDIDAVIVDTPTNRHRDVIIAAAKAGKHIFTEKVIATTTKECNEILAAVETAGVKLTVSLPRLYTWFTQAAHNFIRGGQLGTVTTVRIRLAHNGALRTEKNPNGSLPSHFFNLEECGGGALMDLGCHPMYLTRLFLGLPESVSASFGYITEREVEDSAVATLRYSNGAIGIVEAGFVNNYSQFDIEVQGTEGSLMYTRTDDKLLVRGHKLEGDAAKGWQPFTDLPANLPSPFEQWVAHIQNGTTASENIQIALDLTRLMEASTLSARSGAVCRLSDLAE